A single window of Drosophila suzukii chromosome 3, CBGP_Dsuzu_IsoJpt1.0, whole genome shotgun sequence DNA harbors:
- the trh gene encoding protein trachealess isoform X8, whose amino-acid sequence MLPYQAAVAMDYAGYQRQPTPGHPGSHMATMGTLGMPAVPFTHSWMVPTQDLCAMPPYNKMPGHQQPPGPGMHAQQQPLEPGILELRKEKSRDAARSRRGKENYEFYELAKMLPLPAAITSQLDKASIIRLTISYLKLRDFSGHGDPPWTREASSSSKLKSAAIRRSPAVDLFEQHQGTHILQSLDGFALAVAADGRFLYISETVSIYLGLSQVEMTGSSIFDYIHQADHSEIAEQLGLSLTSGGGGGGAGSSSSGGGGGGAGVGMASPTSGASDDGSGTHVAASMTQASTSGYKGYDRSFCIRMKSTLTKRGCHFKSSGYRVVLLLCKLRPQYTFSHSRKSQPPLLGMVALAIALPPPSVHEIRLECDMFVTRVNFDLRVAHCEPRVSDLLDYTPEDLVNKSLYSLCHAEDANRLRKSHSDLIEKGQVLTGYYRLMNKSGGYTWLQTCATVVCSTKNADEQNIICVNYVISNRENENMILDCCQLEPSPDSIKHEEGMGNDKSSGSPGGDASGEGNSHLSAGDMKLNSPKTDPEGHSHRGRGRSAAASHGSSLNSLTMIKDSPTPLGVDIDSGVLPTTVSTPVPAATPNGSSSASGVPSTKRKRKTKASQQAEDQGQDQQVMPDQPLPKLPAMEQRDQQPRSRLPSIVDEQPSSAADSAVKDLEQAMSKHLPSPVAVVSVAPSNTDFSADSLLKQQQQQQQQQQLDPNEKSSTIQWIGAPYQQPPAPMPATALLRQLYANRESVIRATARQTPTGVGPGVFYGDQQTGPLPTPPGSESSYENQYLQLHSAASGGHPGGQKTSADAFTNLVSTYGGYHSSIDYHNAMTPPSSVSPRDSNQPGKSAAVLTSNGGYDYAPDPLRGQYATSAGDGVPATLPLKPQASYTATMHPSGSTTTEGGVTYSNLDQPQYFAPHSSFHLYHKGSPASGWYSTPS is encoded by the exons ATGTTGCCATACCAGGCAGCCGTGGCCATGGACTACGCCGGATACCAAAGGCAGCCCACGCCGGGTCACCCCGGAAGCCACATGGCCACCATGGGCACCCTGGGCATGCCGGCGGTGCCCTTCACCCACAGCTGGATGGTGCCCACGCAGGACCTGTGCGCCATGCCGCCCTACAACAAAATGCCCGGACACCAACAGCCTCCGGGACCCGGAATGCACGCCCAGCAACAGCCCCTCGAACCCGG CATCCTGGAACTGCGCAAGGAAAAGTCGAGGGATGCGGCGAGATCGCGGCGCGGGAAGGAGAACTACGAATTCTACGAGCTGGCCAAGATGCTCCCACTGCCGGCAGCCATCACCAGCCAGCTGGACAAGGCCTCCATCATAAGACTGACCATCAGCTACCTGAAGCTGAGGGACTTCTCCGGACACGGCGATCCGCCATGGACAAGGGAGGCCTCCAGCAGCAGTAAGCTCAAAA GTGCCGCCATTCGTCGCAGTCCCGCTGTTGATTTGTTCGAACAACATCAGGGCACCCACATATTACAG TCCCTTGATGGCTTCGCATTGGCTGTGGCGGCAGACGGACGCTTCCTATACATCTCCGAGACGGTGTCCATCTACTTGGGCCTGTCGCAGGTGGAGATGACGGGCAGCAGCATCTTCGACTACATCCACCAGGCGGATCACTCCGAGATTGCCGAGCAACTGGGCCTAAGTCTCACGAgcggcggcggaggaggaggcgccGGAAGTTCCAGCAGCGGCGGTGGAGGCGGCGGAGCCGGAGTGGGCATGGCCTCACCCACTTCCGGAGCCTCCGACGATGGCAGCGGCACACACG tggccgcctccaTGACCCAAGCCTCGACGAGTGGCTACAAAGGCTACGATCGGAGCTTTTGCATCCGGATGAAGTCCACCTTGACGAAGCGCGGCTGTCACTTCAAATCCTCAGGCTATCGG GTGGTTCTGCTGTTGTGCAAGCTGCGACCCCAGTACACCTTCTCCCACAGCCGAAAATCGCAGCCCCCACTCCTCGGAATGGTTGCCCTGGCCATCGCATTGCCCCCACCATCGGTGCACGAGATCCGACTGGAGTGCGACATGTTCGTGACCCGGGTAAACTTTGACCTGCGAGTGGCTCATTGCGAACCAAG GGTGTCCGACCTGCTAGATTATACGCCGGAAGATCTGGTAAACAAGAGCCTGTACTCACTGTGTCACGCCGAGGATGCCAATCGCCTGCGCAAGAGCCACTCAGACT TGATCGAAAAGGGTCAAGTGCTGACCGGCTACTACCGACTGATGAACAAGAGTGGGGGCTACACCTGGCTCCAGACCTGTGCCACCGTCGTCTGCAGCACCAAGAACGCGGATGAGCAGAACATCATCTGCGTGAACTATGTGATCAG CAACCGGGAGAACGAGAACATGATCCTGGACTGCTGCCAACTGGAACCCAGTCCGGACAGCATAAAGCACGAGGAGGGTATGGGCAATGACAAGAGCAGTGGGTCGCCAGGAGGAGACGCCAGTGGCGAGGGCAACTCGCATCTGAGTGCCGGCGACATGAAGCTCAACTCACCGAAAACCGATCCCGAGGGTCATTCGCATCGCGGCCGGGGACGCAGTGCAGCCGCCTCGCACGGCAGCAGCCTGAATAGCCTCACCATGATCAAGGACAGTCCCACGCCGCTGGGCGTGGACATTGATTCGGGGGTGCTGCCCACCACAGTGTCCACTCCGGTACCAGCAGCCACACCTAATGGCAGCAGCTCGGCGAGCGGAGTGCCGTCCACCAAGCGGAAGCGGAAAACCAAGGCGTCGCAGCAGGCCGAGGATCAGGGTCAGGATCAGCAGGTGATGCCCGACCAGCCTCTGCCCAAACTGCCGGCCATGGAGCAGCGGGATCAGCAGCCGCGCAGTCGCCTACCCTCGATTGTGGACGAGCAGCCCTCGTCGGCAGCGGATTCGGCGGTCAAGGATCTGGAGCAGGCTATGTCCAAGCACTTGCCCTCCCCGGTGGCAGTGGTATCAGTGGCTCCGTCCAACACGGACTTCAGTGCGGACTCTCTGCtgaagcagcagcaacagcaacagcaacagcagcagctggATCCCAACGAGAAGAGCAGCACCATCCAGTGGATAGGAGCACCCTACCAGCAGCCACCGGCGCCCATGCCGGCCACCGCTCTGCTCCGGCAACTATACGCCAACCGCGAGAGCGTGATCCGGGCGACGGCTAGGCAAACGCCCACCGGGGTGGGACCCGGCGTCTTCTACGGCGACCAGCAGACGGGTCCCCTGCCCACGCCGCCGGGCAGTGAGTCCTCCTACGAGAACCAATACCTGCAGCTGCACTCCGCCGCCTCCGGAGGACATCCCGGTGGCCAGAAGACCTCCGCCGATGCCTTCACCAACCTGGTGTCCACCTACGGGGGGTACCACAGCTCCATCGACTACCACAACGCCATGACCCCGCCCAGTTCAGTGTCGCCGAGGGACTCGAATCAGCCAGGAAAGTCGGCAGCCGTCCTGACCTCCAACGGGGGCTACGACTACGCACCCGATCCGCTCCGGGGACAGTATGCCACTTCCGCCGGAGACGGTGTGCCCGCTACGCTGCCGCTAAAGCCCCAGGCATCCTATACGGCCACAATGCATCCCTCTGGCAGCACCACCACCGAGGGCGGGGTGACCTACAGTAATCTTGACCAGCCGCAGTACTTCGCTCCACACTCGAGCTTCCACCTCTACCACAAGGGCAGCCCGGCCAGCGGCTGGTACTCCACGCCCTCCTAG
- the trh gene encoding protein trachealess isoform X5 — MLPYQAAVAMDYAGYQRQPTPGHPGSHMATMGTLGMPAVPFTHSWMVPTQDLCAMPPYNKMPGHQQPPGPGMHAQQQPLEPGILELRKEKSRDAARSRRGKENYEFYELAKMLPLPAAITSQLDKASIIRLTISYLKLRDFSGHGDPPWTREASSSSKLKSAAIRRSPAVDLFEQHQGTHILQSLDGFALAVAADGRFLYISETVSIYLGLSQVEMTGSSIFDYIHQADHSEIAEQLGLSLTSGGGGGGAGSSSSGGGGGGAGVGMASPTSGASDDGSGTHGTNNPDVAASMTQASTSGYKGYDRSFCIRMKSTLTKRGCHFKSSGYRASDATSNCNNGNNASNNAKNVKNPGSNYSVVLLLCKLRPQYTFSHSRKSQPPLLGMVALAIALPPPSVHEIRLECDMFVTRVNFDLRVAHCEPRVSDLLDYTPEDLVNKSLYSLCHAEDANRLRKSHSDLIEKGQVLTGYYRLMNKSGGYTWLQTCATVVCSTKNADEQNIICVNYVISNRENENMILDCCQLEPSPDSIKHEEGMGNDKSSGSPGGDASGEGNSHLSAGDMKLNSPKTDPEGHSHRGRGRSAAASHGSSLNSLTMIKDSPTPLGVDIDSGVLPTTVSTPVPAATPNGSSSASGVPSTKRKRKTKASQQAEDQGQDQQVMPDQPLPKLPAMEQRDQQPRSRLPSIVDEQPSSAADSAVKDLEQAMSKHLPSPVAVVSVAPSNTDFSADSLLKQQQQQQQQQQLDPNEKSSTIQWIGAPYQQPPAPMPATALLRQLYANRESVIRATARQTPTGVGPGVFYGDQQTGPLPTPPGSESSYENQYLQLHSAASGGHPGGQKTSADAFTNLVSTYGGYHSSIDYHNAMTPPSSVSPRDSNQPGKSAAVLTSNGGYDYAPDPLRGQYATSAGDGVPATLPLKPQASYTATMHPSGSTTTEGGVTYSNLDQPQYFAPHSSFHLYHKGSPASGWYSTPS, encoded by the exons ATGTTGCCATACCAGGCAGCCGTGGCCATGGACTACGCCGGATACCAAAGGCAGCCCACGCCGGGTCACCCCGGAAGCCACATGGCCACCATGGGCACCCTGGGCATGCCGGCGGTGCCCTTCACCCACAGCTGGATGGTGCCCACGCAGGACCTGTGCGCCATGCCGCCCTACAACAAAATGCCCGGACACCAACAGCCTCCGGGACCCGGAATGCACGCCCAGCAACAGCCCCTCGAACCCGG CATCCTGGAACTGCGCAAGGAAAAGTCGAGGGATGCGGCGAGATCGCGGCGCGGGAAGGAGAACTACGAATTCTACGAGCTGGCCAAGATGCTCCCACTGCCGGCAGCCATCACCAGCCAGCTGGACAAGGCCTCCATCATAAGACTGACCATCAGCTACCTGAAGCTGAGGGACTTCTCCGGACACGGCGATCCGCCATGGACAAGGGAGGCCTCCAGCAGCAGTAAGCTCAAAA GTGCCGCCATTCGTCGCAGTCCCGCTGTTGATTTGTTCGAACAACATCAGGGCACCCACATATTACAG TCCCTTGATGGCTTCGCATTGGCTGTGGCGGCAGACGGACGCTTCCTATACATCTCCGAGACGGTGTCCATCTACTTGGGCCTGTCGCAGGTGGAGATGACGGGCAGCAGCATCTTCGACTACATCCACCAGGCGGATCACTCCGAGATTGCCGAGCAACTGGGCCTAAGTCTCACGAgcggcggcggaggaggaggcgccGGAAGTTCCAGCAGCGGCGGTGGAGGCGGCGGAGCCGGAGTGGGCATGGCCTCACCCACTTCCGGAGCCTCCGACGATGGCAGCGGCACACACGGTACGAACAATCCCGACG tggccgcctccaTGACCCAAGCCTCGACGAGTGGCTACAAAGGCTACGATCGGAGCTTTTGCATCCGGATGAAGTCCACCTTGACGAAGCGCGGCTGTCACTTCAAATCCTCAGGCTATCGG GCCAGCGATGCAACGAGCAATTGCAACAACGGTAACAATGCTAGTAACAATGCTAAAAACGTTAAGAATCCGGGCTCAAACTATTCG GTGGTTCTGCTGTTGTGCAAGCTGCGACCCCAGTACACCTTCTCCCACAGCCGAAAATCGCAGCCCCCACTCCTCGGAATGGTTGCCCTGGCCATCGCATTGCCCCCACCATCGGTGCACGAGATCCGACTGGAGTGCGACATGTTCGTGACCCGGGTAAACTTTGACCTGCGAGTGGCTCATTGCGAACCAAG GGTGTCCGACCTGCTAGATTATACGCCGGAAGATCTGGTAAACAAGAGCCTGTACTCACTGTGTCACGCCGAGGATGCCAATCGCCTGCGCAAGAGCCACTCAGACT TGATCGAAAAGGGTCAAGTGCTGACCGGCTACTACCGACTGATGAACAAGAGTGGGGGCTACACCTGGCTCCAGACCTGTGCCACCGTCGTCTGCAGCACCAAGAACGCGGATGAGCAGAACATCATCTGCGTGAACTATGTGATCAG CAACCGGGAGAACGAGAACATGATCCTGGACTGCTGCCAACTGGAACCCAGTCCGGACAGCATAAAGCACGAGGAGGGTATGGGCAATGACAAGAGCAGTGGGTCGCCAGGAGGAGACGCCAGTGGCGAGGGCAACTCGCATCTGAGTGCCGGCGACATGAAGCTCAACTCACCGAAAACCGATCCCGAGGGTCATTCGCATCGCGGCCGGGGACGCAGTGCAGCCGCCTCGCACGGCAGCAGCCTGAATAGCCTCACCATGATCAAGGACAGTCCCACGCCGCTGGGCGTGGACATTGATTCGGGGGTGCTGCCCACCACAGTGTCCACTCCGGTACCAGCAGCCACACCTAATGGCAGCAGCTCGGCGAGCGGAGTGCCGTCCACCAAGCGGAAGCGGAAAACCAAGGCGTCGCAGCAGGCCGAGGATCAGGGTCAGGATCAGCAGGTGATGCCCGACCAGCCTCTGCCCAAACTGCCGGCCATGGAGCAGCGGGATCAGCAGCCGCGCAGTCGCCTACCCTCGATTGTGGACGAGCAGCCCTCGTCGGCAGCGGATTCGGCGGTCAAGGATCTGGAGCAGGCTATGTCCAAGCACTTGCCCTCCCCGGTGGCAGTGGTATCAGTGGCTCCGTCCAACACGGACTTCAGTGCGGACTCTCTGCtgaagcagcagcaacagcaacagcaacagcagcagctggATCCCAACGAGAAGAGCAGCACCATCCAGTGGATAGGAGCACCCTACCAGCAGCCACCGGCGCCCATGCCGGCCACCGCTCTGCTCCGGCAACTATACGCCAACCGCGAGAGCGTGATCCGGGCGACGGCTAGGCAAACGCCCACCGGGGTGGGACCCGGCGTCTTCTACGGCGACCAGCAGACGGGTCCCCTGCCCACGCCGCCGGGCAGTGAGTCCTCCTACGAGAACCAATACCTGCAGCTGCACTCCGCCGCCTCCGGAGGACATCCCGGTGGCCAGAAGACCTCCGCCGATGCCTTCACCAACCTGGTGTCCACCTACGGGGGGTACCACAGCTCCATCGACTACCACAACGCCATGACCCCGCCCAGTTCAGTGTCGCCGAGGGACTCGAATCAGCCAGGAAAGTCGGCAGCCGTCCTGACCTCCAACGGGGGCTACGACTACGCACCCGATCCGCTCCGGGGACAGTATGCCACTTCCGCCGGAGACGGTGTGCCCGCTACGCTGCCGCTAAAGCCCCAGGCATCCTATACGGCCACAATGCATCCCTCTGGCAGCACCACCACCGAGGGCGGGGTGACCTACAGTAATCTTGACCAGCCGCAGTACTTCGCTCCACACTCGAGCTTCCACCTCTACCACAAGGGCAGCCCGGCCAGCGGCTGGTACTCCACGCCCTCCTAG
- the trh gene encoding protein trachealess isoform X2, with product MEHHGSGFVASPWAAVLGHHSMASDAGFAAAAAAAHVQNHSMHHPIHSHHHHHSHSHPHPHPHSHPHHHPHLGAAGGMPMDLHVPQGFPYYRYREDALCWGDRKSMEEIGAAQSSVNARILELRKEKSRDAARSRRGKENYEFYELAKMLPLPAAITSQLDKASIIRLTISYLKLRDFSGHGDPPWTREASSSSKLKSAAIRRSPAVDLFEQHQGTHILQSLDGFALAVAADGRFLYISETVSIYLGLSQVEMTGSSIFDYIHQADHSEIAEQLGLSLTSGGGGGGAGSSSSGGGGGGAGVGMASPTSGASDDGSGTHGTNNPDVAASMTQASTSGYKGYDRSFCIRMKSTLTKRGCHFKSSGYRASDATSNCNNGNNASNNAKNVKNPGSNYSVVLLLCKLRPQYTFSHSRKSQPPLLGMVALAIALPPPSVHEIRLECDMFVTRVNFDLRVAHCEPRVSDLLDYTPEDLVNKSLYSLCHAEDANRLRKSHSDLIEKGQVLTGYYRLMNKSGGYTWLQTCATVVCSTKNADEQNIICVNYVISNRENENMILDCCQLEPSPDSIKHEEGMGNDKSSGSPGGDASGEGNSHLSAGDMKLNSPKTDPEGHSHRGRGRSAAASHGSSLNSLTMIKDSPTPLGVDIDSGVLPTTVSTPVPAATPNGSSSASGVPSTKRKRKTKASQQAEDQGQDQQVMPDQPLPKLPAMEQRDQQPRSRLPSIVDEQPSSAADSAVKDLEQAMSKHLPSPVAVVSVAPSNTDFSADSLLKQQQQQQQQQQLDPNEKSSTIQWIGAPYQQPPAPMPATALLRQLYANRESVIRATARQTPTGVGPGVFYGDQQTGPLPTPPGSESSYENQYLQLHSAASGGHPGGQKTSADAFTNLVSTYGGYHSSIDYHNAMTPPSSVSPRDSNQPGKSAAVLTSNGGYDYAPDPLRGQYATSAGDGVPATLPLKPQASYTATMHPSGSTTTEGGVTYSNLDQPQYFAPHSSFHLYHKGSPASGWYSTPS from the exons ATGGAGCATCACGGCAGTGGGTTCGTGGCATCGCCATGGGCCGCCGTTCTGGGCCACCACTCGATGGCCTCCGATGCCGGGTTcgctgctgcggctgctgcgGCGCATGTTCAGAACCACTCGATGCACCATCCCATCCACTCCCATCACCATCACCATTCGCACTCGCATCCGCACCCACATCCGCACTCGCATCCGCATCACCATCCGCACCTGGGCGCCGCCGGAGGGATGCCGATGGATCTGCATGTGCCGCAGGGATTCCCCTACTACAG GTACCGCGAGGACGCACTGTGCTGGGGCGACAG AAAGTCCATGGAGGAGATCGGTGCGGCCCAGTCCTCGGTGAATGCGCG CATCCTGGAACTGCGCAAGGAAAAGTCGAGGGATGCGGCGAGATCGCGGCGCGGGAAGGAGAACTACGAATTCTACGAGCTGGCCAAGATGCTCCCACTGCCGGCAGCCATCACCAGCCAGCTGGACAAGGCCTCCATCATAAGACTGACCATCAGCTACCTGAAGCTGAGGGACTTCTCCGGACACGGCGATCCGCCATGGACAAGGGAGGCCTCCAGCAGCAGTAAGCTCAAAA GTGCCGCCATTCGTCGCAGTCCCGCTGTTGATTTGTTCGAACAACATCAGGGCACCCACATATTACAG TCCCTTGATGGCTTCGCATTGGCTGTGGCGGCAGACGGACGCTTCCTATACATCTCCGAGACGGTGTCCATCTACTTGGGCCTGTCGCAGGTGGAGATGACGGGCAGCAGCATCTTCGACTACATCCACCAGGCGGATCACTCCGAGATTGCCGAGCAACTGGGCCTAAGTCTCACGAgcggcggcggaggaggaggcgccGGAAGTTCCAGCAGCGGCGGTGGAGGCGGCGGAGCCGGAGTGGGCATGGCCTCACCCACTTCCGGAGCCTCCGACGATGGCAGCGGCACACACGGTACGAACAATCCCGACG tggccgcctccaTGACCCAAGCCTCGACGAGTGGCTACAAAGGCTACGATCGGAGCTTTTGCATCCGGATGAAGTCCACCTTGACGAAGCGCGGCTGTCACTTCAAATCCTCAGGCTATCGG GCCAGCGATGCAACGAGCAATTGCAACAACGGTAACAATGCTAGTAACAATGCTAAAAACGTTAAGAATCCGGGCTCAAACTATTCG GTGGTTCTGCTGTTGTGCAAGCTGCGACCCCAGTACACCTTCTCCCACAGCCGAAAATCGCAGCCCCCACTCCTCGGAATGGTTGCCCTGGCCATCGCATTGCCCCCACCATCGGTGCACGAGATCCGACTGGAGTGCGACATGTTCGTGACCCGGGTAAACTTTGACCTGCGAGTGGCTCATTGCGAACCAAG GGTGTCCGACCTGCTAGATTATACGCCGGAAGATCTGGTAAACAAGAGCCTGTACTCACTGTGTCACGCCGAGGATGCCAATCGCCTGCGCAAGAGCCACTCAGACT TGATCGAAAAGGGTCAAGTGCTGACCGGCTACTACCGACTGATGAACAAGAGTGGGGGCTACACCTGGCTCCAGACCTGTGCCACCGTCGTCTGCAGCACCAAGAACGCGGATGAGCAGAACATCATCTGCGTGAACTATGTGATCAG CAACCGGGAGAACGAGAACATGATCCTGGACTGCTGCCAACTGGAACCCAGTCCGGACAGCATAAAGCACGAGGAGGGTATGGGCAATGACAAGAGCAGTGGGTCGCCAGGAGGAGACGCCAGTGGCGAGGGCAACTCGCATCTGAGTGCCGGCGACATGAAGCTCAACTCACCGAAAACCGATCCCGAGGGTCATTCGCATCGCGGCCGGGGACGCAGTGCAGCCGCCTCGCACGGCAGCAGCCTGAATAGCCTCACCATGATCAAGGACAGTCCCACGCCGCTGGGCGTGGACATTGATTCGGGGGTGCTGCCCACCACAGTGTCCACTCCGGTACCAGCAGCCACACCTAATGGCAGCAGCTCGGCGAGCGGAGTGCCGTCCACCAAGCGGAAGCGGAAAACCAAGGCGTCGCAGCAGGCCGAGGATCAGGGTCAGGATCAGCAGGTGATGCCCGACCAGCCTCTGCCCAAACTGCCGGCCATGGAGCAGCGGGATCAGCAGCCGCGCAGTCGCCTACCCTCGATTGTGGACGAGCAGCCCTCGTCGGCAGCGGATTCGGCGGTCAAGGATCTGGAGCAGGCTATGTCCAAGCACTTGCCCTCCCCGGTGGCAGTGGTATCAGTGGCTCCGTCCAACACGGACTTCAGTGCGGACTCTCTGCtgaagcagcagcaacagcaacagcaacagcagcagctggATCCCAACGAGAAGAGCAGCACCATCCAGTGGATAGGAGCACCCTACCAGCAGCCACCGGCGCCCATGCCGGCCACCGCTCTGCTCCGGCAACTATACGCCAACCGCGAGAGCGTGATCCGGGCGACGGCTAGGCAAACGCCCACCGGGGTGGGACCCGGCGTCTTCTACGGCGACCAGCAGACGGGTCCCCTGCCCACGCCGCCGGGCAGTGAGTCCTCCTACGAGAACCAATACCTGCAGCTGCACTCCGCCGCCTCCGGAGGACATCCCGGTGGCCAGAAGACCTCCGCCGATGCCTTCACCAACCTGGTGTCCACCTACGGGGGGTACCACAGCTCCATCGACTACCACAACGCCATGACCCCGCCCAGTTCAGTGTCGCCGAGGGACTCGAATCAGCCAGGAAAGTCGGCAGCCGTCCTGACCTCCAACGGGGGCTACGACTACGCACCCGATCCGCTCCGGGGACAGTATGCCACTTCCGCCGGAGACGGTGTGCCCGCTACGCTGCCGCTAAAGCCCCAGGCATCCTATACGGCCACAATGCATCCCTCTGGCAGCACCACCACCGAGGGCGGGGTGACCTACAGTAATCTTGACCAGCCGCAGTACTTCGCTCCACACTCGAGCTTCCACCTCTACCACAAGGGCAGCCCGGCCAGCGGCTGGTACTCCACGCCCTCCTAG